The Paenibacillus sp. MBLB1832 genome has a window encoding:
- a CDS encoding cache domain-containing sensor histidine kinase encodes MRDWIKKWFHNISFRLFLVCLVFVLCSEAILSGLSYRYIKKEITASQLNQATQLLHKEEEYIDLYFLLVQNTLAQLSSSANSWRNDLTAAQAALENVYQENSVMLTDVYMIRKDLSILGGNPVTKVINDTREDRGPLYRMAYSNAYGAVMVSEPYTNFFSGWTVTFTKAITIAGEPMAVAVDLNLTELQERLQRVGGGSNALQLGIMDQEGRVILEPAGSQLFSVSDHRLRFGERDGRSLVEDKDDVIEERINGTVVTMMKSINSRTKWIVFSLYDGSDLQKSLQRMETFFVSLLLLGFLLSVMTAAFVARMIRVPVYYLIRKISQVRHGDLNVVVSSNRRDEFGKLAETFDEMLRQIRTLIEHVNLGERKKKELEIQVLQSQINPHFLYNTLGSISNVVAFGRYHEVDNIIASLISILEYGITDFSDRVSLEQELRNVKDYLYIQQIRYDCEFKLIEDIDPETLQLPVLRMALQPIVENSIFHGYAGGRKAGAIRLSAIRREGHLVIGVEDEGIGMTPEKTVDLLLANPVEKTFDQRKRIGLYNIHQRIRLNYGEPYGLSVWSEPGRGTCVTLTFPDDIVGMLMEDQERGKAV; translated from the coding sequence ATGAGAGACTGGATCAAGAAATGGTTTCACAACATATCGTTTCGGCTGTTTCTGGTCTGTCTGGTGTTCGTACTCTGCTCAGAGGCGATTCTAAGCGGTCTCTCCTATCGGTATATCAAAAAAGAGATTACAGCGAGTCAACTCAACCAAGCAACGCAGTTGCTGCATAAGGAAGAAGAATATATCGACCTGTACTTCCTGCTTGTTCAAAATACGCTCGCCCAACTCTCCTCCTCGGCCAATTCGTGGCGCAATGATCTGACTGCTGCACAGGCTGCGCTTGAGAATGTGTACCAGGAGAACTCGGTCATGCTGACTGATGTGTATATGATCCGCAAGGATTTATCCATCTTGGGCGGCAATCCCGTCACCAAGGTGATCAATGATACCCGAGAAGACCGTGGTCCGCTGTATCGGATGGCGTATAGCAATGCCTATGGCGCCGTGATGGTCAGCGAGCCTTATACGAATTTCTTCTCGGGCTGGACGGTGACCTTCACGAAGGCAATAACGATCGCAGGCGAGCCCATGGCGGTAGCGGTTGACTTAAATTTGACGGAGCTGCAGGAGCGGTTACAACGAGTTGGCGGAGGCAGCAACGCACTGCAATTGGGGATTATGGACCAAGAAGGGCGTGTCATTCTGGAGCCTGCGGGCAGCCAACTGTTCAGTGTCAGCGACCATCGTCTGCGCTTCGGGGAGCGGGATGGCCGATCGTTGGTCGAAGATAAGGACGATGTGATCGAAGAACGCATCAATGGGACCGTCGTGACGATGATGAAAAGCATCAATTCACGCACGAAGTGGATTGTGTTTTCACTCTATGATGGCTCCGACTTGCAGAAATCGTTACAGCGAATGGAAACCTTCTTCGTCAGTCTGCTTCTGCTCGGTTTCTTGCTGAGTGTCATGACGGCAGCCTTCGTGGCCCGCATGATTCGCGTACCGGTTTATTATTTGATCCGCAAAATAAGCCAAGTGCGCCACGGGGATTTGAACGTGGTCGTGTCGAGCAATCGCCGTGATGAGTTCGGCAAGCTGGCTGAAACATTCGACGAGATGCTGCGCCAAATTCGCACCTTGATTGAGCATGTGAACCTTGGCGAACGCAAGAAGAAAGAACTGGAGATTCAGGTGCTCCAGTCCCAAATTAATCCGCATTTTCTATATAATACGCTGGGTTCGATCTCCAATGTGGTAGCATTCGGCCGCTATCACGAGGTAGATAACATCATTGCTTCGCTGATTTCGATTCTGGAATACGGAATTACGGATTTCTCCGACCGTGTCAGCTTGGAGCAGGAGCTTCGCAATGTGAAGGATTACTTATATATTCAGCAGATTCGCTATGATTGTGAATTCAAGCTGATCGAGGACATCGATCCTGAGACACTGCAGCTGCCCGTGCTGCGCATGGCTTTGCAGCCGATCGTGGAGAACAGTATTTTTCACGGGTATGCTGGTGGGCGCAAAGCAGGCGCGATCCGATTATCGGCCATTCGCCGTGAGGGCCATCTCGTTATTGGGGTGGAGGACGAAGGCATTGGGATGACACCGGAGAAGACCGTGGATCTGCTGCTGGCCAACCCCGTGGAGAAGACGTTCGATCAACGCAAGCGCATCGGCTTATACAACATTCACCAGCGCATTCGGCTGAATTACGGCGAGCCCTACGGGCTAAGCGTATGGAGTGAACCTGGTCGTGGAACATGTGTAACACTGACATTCCCAGATGATATCGTCGGGATGTTGATGGAGGATCAAGAAAGGGGGAAGGCGGTATGA
- a CDS encoding glycoside hydrolase family protein: protein MRMNFREMLRPVPAQAKFDLEGWHVWCGSMTKDAEGRYYLFYSRWPEQAGFDAWVTHSEIAYAVADNPLGPFHHVDTVWTCRDGAASWDGDVAHNPAILRYANRYYLYYMGTHGPDISDLDGAVDEATWWAYRNNQRIGVAVADHPGGPWTRGASPVLDVSPGAWDGLVTSNPTVSETADGRILMMYKGVAEGPPPKGGAVNAGVAFADQPLGPFCKQPYPTVSNPTHDWAVEDPYVWCQGDGYYALMKDFQGYFTQSERGSVALFESPDGVTWRPSQYALAFDLQIHWAHQAPQAVARLERPQLWFDESGKPAVLLCAVLEQEGSRTYNIQIPLGGDS, encoded by the coding sequence GTGCGCATGAATTTTCGGGAGATGCTTCGGCCGGTGCCGGCTCAGGCGAAGTTTGATTTGGAAGGTTGGCATGTGTGGTGCGGGTCGATGACGAAGGATGCAGAGGGGAGGTATTACTTGTTTTATTCGCGTTGGCCGGAGCAGGCTGGTTTTGATGCTTGGGTCACGCATTCCGAAATCGCCTATGCGGTGGCCGACAATCCGTTGGGTCCATTCCACCATGTGGACACAGTGTGGACCTGCAGGGACGGCGCAGCAAGTTGGGATGGGGATGTGGCGCACAATCCGGCAATTTTACGCTATGCGAATCGTTATTACTTGTATTACATGGGGACCCATGGTCCGGATATCTCCGACTTGGATGGTGCCGTGGATGAGGCAACATGGTGGGCGTATCGCAATAATCAGAGAATCGGTGTTGCGGTAGCTGATCATCCAGGGGGTCCATGGACACGCGGGGCATCACCTGTGCTTGATGTTTCCCCAGGAGCGTGGGATGGGCTGGTGACTAGCAATCCCACGGTTTCTGAGACTGCCGACGGTCGCATTTTGATGATGTACAAAGGGGTAGCCGAGGGCCCTCCGCCAAAGGGCGGGGCGGTTAACGCAGGCGTGGCCTTTGCCGACCAACCGTTGGGGCCCTTCTGTAAGCAGCCCTACCCAACTGTGTCGAATCCAACCCATGATTGGGCGGTGGAGGACCCTTACGTATGGTGTCAAGGGGATGGCTATTATGCGCTGATGAAGGATTTTCAAGGTTATTTTACGCAATCAGAACGAGGTTCCGTGGCACTATTTGAATCACCTGACGGAGTAACATGGCGACCATCACAGTATGCATTGGCCTTCGATTTGCAGATTCATTGGGCCCATCAGGCCCCGCAAGCGGTCGCAAGATTGGAACGCCCTCAGCTATGGTTCGACGAGAGCGGGAAGCCCGCTGTTCTGCTGTGCGCCGTGCTTGAACAGGAGGGAAGCCGAACGTACAACATCCAAATTCCATTAGGAGGAGATTCATGA
- a CDS encoding family 16 glycosylhydrolase: MMNVLPKWFRPLRTVLSVCLLATATTLSMLAPVQQASAAAPAGYTLYYADEFNDTAVNEADWMYRDAGPYSQGYNRKENVRESGGSLHIDFKRELINGTWYNTCGGIVSKKLFGYGYYETKARLFNATTGLHSSFWSMGLSNHIAANNITGLTAEIAAGNLPFYNQATEIDGFEHNSGSNFYDTGTITYIPGYSSPRQNVSVTPDAWHVYGYEWTPTAIKFYLDGTLVNTINTTTTPQPFAPANFWLTALGYSAVSDYSKLPGESEFDYFRFYAKSYPAANLLGNPQMEFTVKDTSKGYTDQDTPSWIETYDKDASFMTTTDAHTGMRSLKHAKASNYLVTTKQNLNGIANGTYQLSAWVKSSGGQSQALMRVLNYGGAEMNITVPTTSTWTQITLNNIPVTNGQATIAFTSNATSTQWMLVDDVNFSEVSATTVYEAESLPVTTSAGDSQTNYADAPASGGSFNNLNGNGVDDYVQYTVNVPQTGTYTVYVGNRKALNKGIYQLAVNGTNLGSTVDQYAAASGYAESNLGTVTISTAGNQTFRFTVTGKNASASTYNLAYDYITLVKN, encoded by the coding sequence ATGATGAATGTGTTACCGAAATGGTTTCGTCCGCTTCGCACGGTATTATCTGTCTGCTTGTTGGCCACGGCAACGACCCTCTCGATGCTAGCGCCTGTTCAACAGGCCTCAGCGGCTGCTCCAGCAGGGTATACGCTTTATTATGCTGACGAATTTAATGATACTGCTGTGAATGAGGCGGACTGGATGTACCGCGATGCGGGCCCTTATTCCCAAGGCTACAATCGTAAAGAAAACGTGCGTGAATCAGGCGGTTCCCTGCACATCGATTTCAAGCGTGAGCTGATTAATGGTACGTGGTACAACACCTGCGGCGGTATCGTTTCGAAGAAGTTGTTTGGCTATGGCTACTACGAGACGAAGGCGAGACTATTTAACGCAACGACAGGGCTGCATTCATCTTTCTGGAGCATGGGACTCAGCAATCATATCGCCGCGAACAATATTACGGGCTTAACCGCCGAAATTGCCGCGGGGAATCTGCCTTTTTACAACCAAGCAACGGAGATCGACGGCTTCGAGCATAACTCTGGGAGCAATTTTTACGACACGGGGACGATCACGTATATTCCAGGCTACAGTTCACCGCGGCAAAACGTAAGCGTAACTCCAGACGCATGGCATGTGTACGGGTATGAGTGGACGCCGACGGCCATTAAATTTTATCTCGACGGCACGCTCGTCAATACGATTAATACCACGACAACGCCGCAGCCGTTTGCACCTGCGAATTTTTGGTTGACGGCCCTAGGCTATTCGGCGGTCTCCGACTATAGTAAACTGCCTGGTGAAAGTGAGTTCGATTACTTCCGTTTTTACGCTAAGAGCTATCCGGCAGCGAATTTGCTAGGCAATCCGCAGATGGAGTTCACGGTAAAGGACACATCCAAGGGCTACACCGATCAAGATACGCCGAGCTGGATTGAGACGTATGACAAGGATGCCAGCTTCATGACGACCACGGATGCACATACGGGAATGCGCTCCTTAAAGCACGCGAAGGCGAGCAATTACCTTGTGACAACGAAGCAGAATTTGAACGGCATCGCCAATGGGACGTATCAACTCAGTGCGTGGGTGAAGAGCTCTGGCGGCCAGTCGCAAGCGTTAATGCGTGTGCTCAACTATGGCGGAGCGGAGATGAACATCACTGTTCCCACAACCAGCACGTGGACGCAGATCACGCTGAACAACATCCCCGTGACCAATGGCCAGGCAACGATTGCTTTTACATCCAATGCCACTTCTACACAATGGATGCTCGTAGATGATGTGAATTTTAGCGAGGTGTCAGCCACGACGGTGTATGAAGCAGAGTCACTGCCCGTGACCACCTCAGCAGGAGACTCGCAAACGAATTACGCAGATGCACCTGCTAGCGGAGGATCGTTCAATAATTTGAACGGCAACGGCGTAGATGATTATGTGCAGTACACGGTGAATGTGCCGCAGACAGGGACGTATACGGTGTACGTGGGCAATCGCAAAGCGTTGAATAAAGGGATTTATCAGCTCGCAGTGAACGGCACCAATCTAGGCTCTACAGTCGACCAGTATGCCGCAGCTTCGGGGTATGCGGAGTCTAATTTAGGCACAGTGACGATCAGTACCGCAGGCAACCAGACGTTCCGATTCACCGTAACCGGCAAGAATGCATCCGCCAGCACCTATAACCTAGCCTACGATTACATTACACTCGTCAAAAATTAA
- a CDS encoding carbohydrate ABC transporter permease, whose protein sequence is MRHYNAGDRIAQSINYVLLTLLAASCILPFLYVISVSLTPISEYIKKDGLVLIPTHTTLTAYREIMQGGRLLDAYQVTLFRVVVGTVLNLIFTVITALPLSRKSLPGRSGLLLFIVFTMLFNGGIIPSYLLVKNIGLLNSEWSLIIPGLINAFYLMIVKSFFEQLPEAIDEAARMDGAGEISILVRIVLPLSVPIIATIGLFYAVWHWNSYFDALLYINTPENQPVQLFLRQILLAAVAISGDAAEAANAVNPISVQMASVAVTTLPILVVYPFIQKHFTRGVLLGSVKG, encoded by the coding sequence ATGCGCCATTACAACGCAGGCGATCGGATCGCCCAAAGCATCAATTATGTCCTGCTTACCCTGCTTGCTGCTTCCTGCATTTTACCGTTTCTCTATGTCATTAGCGTGTCCTTGACGCCGATTTCCGAATACATCAAGAAGGATGGTCTGGTACTCATTCCGACACACACGACGCTAACAGCTTACCGTGAGATTATGCAGGGCGGCAGATTGCTCGACGCGTATCAGGTTACCCTTTTCCGAGTTGTCGTTGGGACGGTACTCAATCTCATATTCACGGTGATTACCGCACTGCCGCTCTCTCGGAAATCATTGCCTGGCCGAAGCGGGCTGCTGCTTTTCATCGTGTTCACGATGTTGTTCAACGGCGGGATTATTCCAAGCTATTTGCTTGTCAAAAATATAGGGCTGCTCAACTCCGAATGGTCGCTGATCATTCCAGGCCTGATCAATGCGTTCTACCTCATGATTGTCAAAAGCTTCTTCGAGCAGCTGCCCGAAGCGATTGATGAGGCAGCACGCATGGACGGAGCGGGCGAGATCTCGATCCTCGTGCGGATTGTGCTGCCGCTGTCCGTGCCCATTATTGCGACGATCGGCCTCTTCTACGCCGTGTGGCATTGGAACAGCTACTTTGATGCCCTGCTTTACATCAATACACCCGAGAATCAGCCTGTCCAGCTATTCCTGAGACAAATCCTGCTCGCCGCCGTTGCGATTAGCGGGGATGCCGCCGAAGCAGCAAACGCCGTGAACCCGATTTCCGTTCAGATGGCTTCCGTAGCCGTTACGACACTGCCCATTCTGGTTGTGTATCCGTTTATTCAGAAGCATTTTACCCGAGGTGTGCTGCTTGGCTCTGTAAAAGGCTAA
- a CDS encoding response regulator transcription factor, with protein MREVTCLIVDDEPPMVQRLQAYFGRWADLKLPFRLIGQAYSGAEALEMAVELRPDLILTDIVMPGMDGIELIRQLRERLPGVEVIILSAYSDFAYAKQAIAMGVFEYLVKVPLREEDVRIALSKARDNVIAREEKERRLQSLSGSVKENSYRLRKHLLEELLRGDVSEAVMERRSAELVPGFQPRQYGCFAVRFDNYDVFCAEYSPADRNTLKYGMLNIIEEVLQSRGSCFACELQRSVIVAFATIPAGSEQSFDRICYELGENVRDAIKTYLRISVSVGVSRRYSGWSQAAAAYEEAKAALTDAFYASFGTVITPNRRISYMEADWRELTERFELTLERMSGKSNGEALTPLLQGLHTYRVSPIRLVSYIEGWSARLRQRMLTGGQTDVAAKSAYAECIHLHQLVERLRIEWERLHTLVEAEGSGLRAEMVKAMRYVEDHLKESISLGVVAEHIHLNPSYVSELFKKELGINFTDYVSKRRIERAIELLRKRDYSNLELAEAVGVHNEKYFCTLFKKITGTSPQKFVATSWRD; from the coding sequence ATGAGAGAAGTAACCTGCCTCATTGTGGATGATGAACCGCCGATGGTTCAGCGGTTACAAGCCTATTTCGGGCGGTGGGCCGATCTGAAGCTGCCTTTCCGCCTGATTGGTCAGGCCTATTCTGGCGCGGAAGCGTTAGAGATGGCTGTCGAATTAAGGCCTGATTTGATTCTCACCGATATCGTCATGCCAGGCATGGACGGGATTGAGCTTATTCGCCAGCTTCGGGAACGCCTGCCTGGCGTCGAGGTTATCATCTTGAGTGCCTACTCCGATTTTGCTTATGCCAAACAAGCGATTGCGATGGGTGTCTTCGAATATTTGGTCAAAGTGCCGCTGCGCGAGGAGGATGTACGCATCGCATTATCCAAAGCGCGCGACAATGTGATTGCTCGCGAGGAGAAGGAGCGGCGCTTGCAGAGTCTAAGCGGCTCGGTGAAAGAGAATTCCTACCGACTGCGTAAGCATCTGCTCGAGGAACTGCTGCGCGGCGATGTGTCGGAGGCCGTAATGGAGCGCCGCAGCGCCGAGCTAGTGCCCGGCTTTCAGCCGCGGCAGTATGGCTGCTTTGCCGTGCGCTTCGATAACTACGATGTCTTCTGCGCGGAGTATTCGCCTGCAGACCGCAACACGCTGAAATATGGCATGCTGAACATCATTGAAGAAGTGCTGCAAAGCCGAGGAAGCTGCTTCGCTTGCGAGCTTCAGCGTAGTGTAATCGTAGCCTTCGCCACGATTCCCGCGGGCAGCGAACAATCGTTCGATCGTATCTGCTACGAGCTTGGGGAGAACGTGCGCGATGCCATTAAAACTTATTTGCGCATATCCGTATCGGTAGGCGTTAGCCGAAGGTATAGCGGGTGGAGCCAAGCAGCGGCCGCCTATGAAGAGGCGAAAGCGGCCCTTACGGACGCCTTCTACGCTAGCTTTGGCACGGTCATTACGCCAAATCGGCGCATCAGCTACATGGAGGCTGATTGGCGCGAGCTGACGGAGCGCTTCGAGCTGACGCTCGAACGAATGAGCGGGAAGTCGAACGGCGAAGCACTGACACCGCTATTGCAAGGGTTGCATACCTATCGTGTCTCCCCGATCCGCTTAGTTAGCTATATCGAGGGCTGGAGCGCACGGCTTCGGCAGCGGATGCTGACTGGCGGGCAGACGGATGTCGCGGCAAAGTCTGCGTACGCCGAATGCATCCATCTGCATCAGCTTGTCGAGCGGCTGCGAATCGAGTGGGAGCGGTTGCACACCCTTGTGGAAGCGGAAGGCAGCGGTCTGCGCGCAGAGATGGTGAAAGCGATGCGGTATGTCGAGGATCATCTGAAGGAATCCATCTCCCTCGGCGTCGTGGCGGAGCATATTCATTTGAATCCGTCCTATGTGAGCGAGCTGTTCAAGAAAGAGCTGGGGATCAACTTCACCGACTATGTGTCCAAACGCAGGATCGAGCGTGCCATTGAGCTGCTGCGAAAACGCGATTATTCAAATTTAGAGCTGGCGGAAGCCGTCGGCGTTCATAATGAGAAATACTTTTGTACCCTATTCAAAAAAATAACCGGAACCTCTCCACAGAAGTTCGTCGCTACCAGTTGGAGGGATTGA
- a CDS encoding type 2 periplasmic-binding domain-containing protein — MRKNHAKASALVSMTVLLGVMAAGCSKAENTAAPSSAATTSSQASVKPQEADKKYKISFYNTVGYRLTTPMPAREQDPIRQMIEKDNNIDLDMIMGGENWKDKINLLISSNQIPDIISFPDRASAIKYYDQGLMADLDDLLKQFPELTKAFDPSRLEPMKYKGKTIGLPASEAVGGVNGWWINNTWLKKLNLSVPTNPQELLAVMKAFTFNDPDGNGKNDTYGFVAMLPKDGSLGYSTSGAQGFQQIFWMFGVQPNFVDVKDGKVVIYNTDAKTKEALQFIKEMIDAKVVDPDWVTIDDGLKRDNKMYQGKVGIMIEDWRRAEPAETKKMQDAGGSVPEWKQIAPPKGPYGDQILDVKPFQQSLIGLSKEALKDAGKAARAMQFIQYLYTNKDAYPYLAYGLKDKTFTLTNGVSKLIDKATYNEKEVEWRYNYAFVRKATDGVYFDFKNPDVTNANQKINTSYLKENNVNPRVFDDPSDPMAQDRLKYANEMMLKFVTGKEPLSNWDTYVKTMQDKFKLNDAIANYTKQLQGDGVLK; from the coding sequence ATGAGAAAGAATCACGCGAAAGCTAGTGCGTTGGTAAGTATGACAGTTCTGCTAGGCGTCATGGCTGCGGGGTGCAGCAAAGCGGAGAATACGGCAGCGCCAAGTTCGGCCGCGACGACGTCCAGTCAGGCTTCGGTCAAGCCGCAGGAAGCGGACAAGAAGTACAAGATTAGCTTCTATAACACCGTCGGCTATCGTCTAACAACGCCAATGCCGGCGAGAGAGCAGGATCCGATCCGTCAAATGATCGAGAAAGACAATAACATCGATCTCGACATGATCATGGGCGGTGAGAACTGGAAGGATAAAATCAACCTGCTCATCTCCTCCAATCAGATTCCTGACATTATTTCCTTCCCTGATCGCGCCTCTGCGATTAAGTATTATGATCAAGGCTTAATGGCTGATCTCGATGATTTGTTGAAGCAGTTCCCAGAGCTTACGAAGGCCTTTGACCCTTCCCGTCTGGAACCGATGAAATATAAAGGTAAAACAATCGGTCTGCCTGCCTCCGAGGCGGTTGGCGGTGTAAATGGCTGGTGGATTAACAACACGTGGTTGAAAAAGCTAAACCTCTCCGTCCCGACGAATCCGCAGGAATTGCTCGCTGTAATGAAAGCGTTCACTTTTAACGATCCTGATGGCAACGGTAAAAATGATACCTATGGCTTCGTCGCAATGCTGCCGAAAGACGGCTCCCTAGGGTACAGCACAAGTGGTGCGCAAGGCTTCCAGCAAATTTTCTGGATGTTCGGCGTGCAGCCGAACTTCGTCGATGTTAAGGACGGCAAGGTTGTGATCTACAACACGGATGCGAAAACGAAAGAAGCGCTGCAATTCATTAAAGAGATGATTGATGCGAAGGTCGTCGACCCTGACTGGGTGACCATTGATGATGGACTCAAACGTGATAATAAGATGTACCAAGGCAAAGTCGGCATTATGATCGAAGATTGGCGCCGTGCGGAGCCTGCCGAAACGAAGAAAATGCAGGATGCTGGCGGCAGTGTGCCAGAGTGGAAGCAAATTGCACCTCCGAAGGGTCCTTACGGTGACCAAATTCTCGATGTGAAGCCGTTCCAGCAATCGCTGATCGGTCTTTCCAAGGAAGCGTTGAAAGATGCAGGCAAAGCGGCGCGCGCGATGCAGTTCATCCAATACTTGTACACGAACAAGGATGCGTATCCGTACTTAGCTTATGGCCTCAAGGATAAAACCTTTACCCTAACCAATGGCGTATCGAAGCTGATTGATAAAGCGACCTACAACGAGAAAGAAGTGGAGTGGCGCTATAACTATGCTTTTGTTCGCAAAGCGACGGACGGCGTGTACTTCGACTTCAAGAATCCAGACGTGACAAATGCGAATCAGAAAATTAATACGAGCTATCTGAAAGAGAACAACGTGAACCCACGCGTCTTCGATGATCCTAGTGATCCGATGGCACAAGATCGTCTGAAATACGCGAATGAAATGATGCTCAAATTCGTAACAGGGAAAGAGCCGTTATCCAATTGGGATACGTACGTGAAGACGATGCAGGACAAATTCAAGCTGAACGATGCGATTGCGAATTATACGAAGCAGCTGCAGGGCGACGGTGTTTTAAAATAA
- a CDS encoding ABC transporter permease produces MHRTMNLLRRYGVMYALLIPGMLYFAVFKYVPMVYIAAAFKNYNVLQGLWESPWVGWQNFQLFFDGVYVKQIIGNTILISFYKLIFSFPAPIILALMLNAVTSTGFKRTIQTLSYLPHFLSWVIIYGLLVAFLAPGTGLVNQLLTSFHMDRMSFLTESSLIRTIIVTTDIWQSIGWGAIIYLAALTGIDPSLYEAATMDGANRSRQLWHITLPGIRNVIILMLVLRLSAILDVGFDQIFIMLNPLNQEKADVIETWVYRVGLQEGRIGLATAVGLFKSVIGFVLVLGANRVAKKFDGQIW; encoded by the coding sequence ATGCACCGAACGATGAACCTGCTGCGACGATATGGCGTCATGTACGCCCTGTTGATTCCAGGCATGCTGTACTTCGCGGTATTTAAATATGTGCCGATGGTTTACATCGCTGCGGCGTTCAAGAATTACAACGTCCTGCAAGGACTTTGGGAAAGCCCATGGGTCGGCTGGCAGAACTTTCAGTTGTTTTTCGATGGCGTGTATGTGAAGCAAATTATCGGAAACACGATCCTGATCTCATTCTACAAGCTGATCTTCTCTTTCCCAGCACCGATTATTCTCGCCTTAATGCTCAATGCTGTCACCTCAACGGGGTTCAAGCGAACGATCCAGACGTTATCGTATCTCCCGCATTTCCTATCGTGGGTCATTATTTACGGCTTGCTAGTCGCTTTCCTGGCACCAGGCACGGGACTTGTTAACCAATTGCTGACGTCCTTCCACATGGATCGCATGTCGTTCCTTACCGAGTCCAGCCTCATCCGAACCATCATCGTAACCACCGACATTTGGCAATCCATCGGCTGGGGAGCCATCATTTATCTGGCGGCACTAACGGGGATTGATCCGAGCTTATACGAGGCGGCGACAATGGATGGAGCGAACCGGTCCAGACAACTATGGCACATCACACTGCCGGGCATCCGCAACGTTATCATCCTCATGCTGGTGCTGCGGCTTAGCGCGATATTGGATGTTGGTTTTGACCAGATTTTTATCATGCTCAATCCGCTTAATCAGGAGAAGGCCGACGTCATTGAGACGTGGGTGTATCGCGTCGGTTTACAAGAGGGCCGCATCGGCCTCGCTACCGCCGTCGGGCTGTTCAAATCGGTGATCGGCTTCGTACTTGTCCTTGGTGCGAATCGAGTTGCCAAAAAATTCGACGGACAAATCTGGTAG